Proteins from a genomic interval of Arvicola amphibius chromosome 10, mArvAmp1.2, whole genome shotgun sequence:
- the Tbl2 gene encoding transducin beta-like protein 2 isoform X1, which yields MELPQMPELMGLSLLVGLLALVATAAVARGWLRTEEDKASPPVRQKANESKKSGSKKQKQNQRVRKEKPQQHTFTHRLLAAALKSHSGNISCMDFSSNGKYLATCADDRTVRIWSTKDFLQREHRSMRANVELDHATLVRFSPDCRAFIVWLANGDTLRVFKMTKREDGSFTFTATPEDFPKKHKAPIVNIGIADTGKFIMTASSDTTVLIWNLKGQVLSTINTNQMNNTHAVISPCSRFVGSCGFTPDVKVWEVCFGKKGEFQEVLRAFELKGHSASVHSFAFSSDSRRMASVSKDGTWKLWDTDVEYKKQQDPYLLRTGRFEEACTMPCRLALSPDTHVLALASGTSIHLFNTRRGEKEECFENVHGECIADLTFDITGRFLASCGDRAVRLFHNTPGHRAVVEEMQGLLKRASSESTRQRLQQQLTQAQEALKSLGALKK from the exons ATGGAGCTGCCGCAGATGCCGGAGCTTATGGGGCTATCCCTGCTGGTGGGGCTGCTGGCCCTGGTGGCCACGGCGGCGGTGGCCCGGGGCTGGCTGCGGACCGAGGAGGACAAGGCCAGCCCTCCCGTCC GCCAAAAAGCAAACGAATCCAAGAAGTCAGGAtccaagaagcagaaacagaatcaGCGGGTTCGCAAGGAGAAGCCTCAACAACATACCTTCACCCACCGCCTTCTGGCTGCAGCATTAAAG AGCCATAGTGGGAATATATCTTGCATGGACTTCAGTAGCAATGGCAAGTATCTGGCCACCTGTGCGGATGACCGCACTGTCCGAATCTGGAGCACCAAAGATTTCCTTCAGCGGGAACACCGCAGCATGAGAGCCAATGTAGAGCTGGACCATGCCACCTTGGTGCGCTTCAGCCCAGACTGCAG AGCCTTCATTGTTTGGTTGGCCAATGGGGACACCCTCCGTGTCTTTAAGATGACGAAACGAGAAGATGGGAGCTTTACCTTCACAGCCACCCCAGAGGACTTCCCTAAAAAGCACAAGGCGCCTATTGTCAACATTGGCATTGCTGACACAG GGAAGTTCATCATGACAGCCTCCAGTGATACGACCGTCCTCATCTGGAATCTGAAAGGTCAGGTGCTGTCCACAATCAACACCAACCAGATGAACAACACTCATGCTGTTATCTCCCCATGTAGCAG GTTTGTGGGTTCGTGTGGCTTCACCCCAGATGTCAAGGTCTGGGAGGTCTGctttgggaagaaaggggagttCCAGGAGGTGCTGCGAGCCTTTGAACTGAAGGGCCACTCTGCATCCGTTCATTCTTTCGCTTTCTCCAGCGACTCTCGGAG GATGGCCTCTGTCTCCAAGGATGGCACATGGAAGCTGTGGGACACAGATGTGGAATACAAGAAGCAGCAGGACCCCTACTTGCTAAGGACAGGCCGCTTTGAAGAGGCGTGTACCATGCCTTGCCGCCTGGCGCTCTCCCCTGACACCCATGTCCTGGCCTTGGCCTCTGGCACCAGTATTCATCTCTTCAACACGAGGcgtggggagaaggaggagtgcTTCGAGAATGTCCACGGGGAATGTATTGCTGACTTGACTTTTGACATCACTGGCCGCTTCCTGGCCTCCTGTGGGGACCGTGCAGTGCGGCTCTTCCACAACACCCCTGGCCACCGGGCTGTGGTGGAGGAGATGCAGGGCCTCCTGAAGCGGGCATCCAGTGAGAGCACCCGCCAGAGGCTGCAGCAACAGCTGACCCAGGCTCAGGAGGCCCTAAAGAGCCTGGGTGCCCTGAAGAAGTGA
- the Tbl2 gene encoding transducin beta-like protein 2 isoform X2, with product MDFSSNGKYLATCADDRTVRIWSTKDFLQREHRSMRANVELDHATLVRFSPDCRAFIVWLANGDTLRVFKMTKREDGSFTFTATPEDFPKKHKAPIVNIGIADTGKFIMTASSDTTVLIWNLKGQVLSTINTNQMNNTHAVISPCSRFVGSCGFTPDVKVWEVCFGKKGEFQEVLRAFELKGHSASVHSFAFSSDSRRMASVSKDGTWKLWDTDVEYKKQQDPYLLRTGRFEEACTMPCRLALSPDTHVLALASGTSIHLFNTRRGEKEECFENVHGECIADLTFDITGRFLASCGDRAVRLFHNTPGHRAVVEEMQGLLKRASSESTRQRLQQQLTQAQEALKSLGALKK from the exons ATGGACTTCAGTAGCAATGGCAAGTATCTGGCCACCTGTGCGGATGACCGCACTGTCCGAATCTGGAGCACCAAAGATTTCCTTCAGCGGGAACACCGCAGCATGAGAGCCAATGTAGAGCTGGACCATGCCACCTTGGTGCGCTTCAGCCCAGACTGCAG AGCCTTCATTGTTTGGTTGGCCAATGGGGACACCCTCCGTGTCTTTAAGATGACGAAACGAGAAGATGGGAGCTTTACCTTCACAGCCACCCCAGAGGACTTCCCTAAAAAGCACAAGGCGCCTATTGTCAACATTGGCATTGCTGACACAG GGAAGTTCATCATGACAGCCTCCAGTGATACGACCGTCCTCATCTGGAATCTGAAAGGTCAGGTGCTGTCCACAATCAACACCAACCAGATGAACAACACTCATGCTGTTATCTCCCCATGTAGCAG GTTTGTGGGTTCGTGTGGCTTCACCCCAGATGTCAAGGTCTGGGAGGTCTGctttgggaagaaaggggagttCCAGGAGGTGCTGCGAGCCTTTGAACTGAAGGGCCACTCTGCATCCGTTCATTCTTTCGCTTTCTCCAGCGACTCTCGGAG GATGGCCTCTGTCTCCAAGGATGGCACATGGAAGCTGTGGGACACAGATGTGGAATACAAGAAGCAGCAGGACCCCTACTTGCTAAGGACAGGCCGCTTTGAAGAGGCGTGTACCATGCCTTGCCGCCTGGCGCTCTCCCCTGACACCCATGTCCTGGCCTTGGCCTCTGGCACCAGTATTCATCTCTTCAACACGAGGcgtggggagaaggaggagtgcTTCGAGAATGTCCACGGGGAATGTATTGCTGACTTGACTTTTGACATCACTGGCCGCTTCCTGGCCTCCTGTGGGGACCGTGCAGTGCGGCTCTTCCACAACACCCCTGGCCACCGGGCTGTGGTGGAGGAGATGCAGGGCCTCCTGAAGCGGGCATCCAGTGAGAGCACCCGCCAGAGGCTGCAGCAACAGCTGACCCAGGCTCAGGAGGCCCTAAAGAGCCTGGGTGCCCTGAAGAAGTGA